One window from the genome of Miscanthus floridulus cultivar M001 unplaced genomic scaffold, ASM1932011v1 os_1718_1_2, whole genome shotgun sequence encodes:
- the LOC136534255 gene encoding auxin response factor 5-like isoform X4: MQPPAQELQARDIHDNVWTFRHIFRGQPKRHLLTTGWSLFVGGKRLFVGDSVIFVRDERQQLLLGIRRASRQPTNISSSVLSSDSMHIGVLAAAAHAAANNSPFTIFYNPRASPTEFVIPFAKYQKALYSNQISLGMRFRMMFETEELGMRRYMGTITGICDLDPVRWKNSQWRNLQVGWDESAAGERRNRVSMWEIEPIAAPFFICPQPFFGVKRPRQIDDESSEMENLFKRAMPWLGEEICIKDAQTQNTTMPGLSLVQWMNMNRQQSSTLANTGIQSEYLRSLSNPAMQNLGAAELARQLYVQNHLLQQNSVQLNASKLPQQMQPINELAKGSLSCNQLDAITNHQELKQEVGNQQRQQQPVNQAIPLSQAQANLVQAQVIIQTQMQQQQSQQQQHPFPTRCQQGTSEQQLLLSQQHQDQNFQLQQQQQLLLQQLQRQQQQNQQQLNKSPGQLVNLAGQQAQLSDQELQLQLLQKLQQQSLISQPAVPLSRLPLIQEQQKLLLDMQQLSSSHSLAQQRIVPQQDSKVSLQASQAPPPMKQEQQKLSQKQVALADVSDVAFPPISSTNVLSKAGSQLMIPGATQSVLTEEIPSCSTSPSTANNGNHLAHPTIGRNEHCKVNMEKVPQSSALMSIPTSGEAVTTPIMMKESSKLNHDLKENVITSKSPTVGTGHDNLLNIVPSTDNLETTSSATSLWPTQTDGLLHQGFLTSNFNQQQMFKDALPDVEIQEVDPTNNAFFGINNDGPLGFPMETEGLLVSALNPVKCQPNLSTDVENNYQIQKDAQQEISTSMVSQSFGQSDIAFNSIDSAINDGAMLNRNSWPPPPPPQRMRTFTKVYKRGAVGRSIDIGRFSGYEELKHALARMFGIEGQLEDRQRVGWKLVYKDHEDDILLLGDDPWEEFVNCVKCIRILSPQEVQQMSLDGDLGNNVLSNQACSSSDGGNAWKPRCDQNPGNPSIGFYDQFE, translated from the exons ATGCAGCCTCCGGCTCAAGAACTTCAAGCCAGAGACATACATGACAATGTGTGGACATTTCGCCATATATTTCGAG GTCAGCCGAAAAGACATTTACTTACCACTGGGTGGAGTCTTTTTGTGGGCGGCAAGAGACTATTTGTTGGTGATTCTGTCATTTTTGTTAG GGATGAAAGGCAGCAACTTCTACTGGGAATCAGGCGGGCTAGCCGGCAGCCAACTAATATATCCTCTTCAGTACTTTCAAGTGACAGTATGCACATAGGGGTGCTTGCTGCAGCGGCCCATGCTGCTGCTAACAATAGCCCATTTACCATATTTTACAACCCTAG GGCTAGCCCTACTGAATTTGTTATCCCATTTGCCAAATACCAGAAGGCACTGTATAGTAACCAAATATCTTTAGGAATGCGATTCCGGATGATGTTTGAGACCGAGGAATTAGGGATGAGAAG GTACATGGGTACGATAACTGGGATATGTGACCTAGATCCTGTAAGATGGAAAAACTCCCAGTGGCGCAACTTACAG GTTGGTTGGGATGAGTCTGCTGCAGGTGAAAGGCGAAACAGAGTTTCAATGTGGGAGATTGAACCAATTGCTGCTCCTTTCTTCATATGCCCCCAGCCTTTCTTTGGTGTAAAGCGCCCTAGGCAAATAG ATGACGAGTCATCAGAGATGGAAAACCTTTTCAAGAGGGCAATGCCTTGGCTTGGTGAGGAGATATGCATAAAGGATGCTCAGACCCAGAACACCACAATGCCTGGTCTGAGCTTGGTTCAATGGATGAACATGAACAGGCAGCAGAGCTCCACATTAGCTAATACAGGCATACAGTCGGAGTATCTGCGATCTCTAAGTAACCCTGCCATGCAAAACCTTGGTGCCGCTGAGCTTGCAAGGCAGTTATATGTTCAGAACCATCTCCTGCAACAAAACAGTGTACAGCTTAATGCTTCCAAGCTCCCTCAGCAAATGCAACCTATAAATGAGCTTGCCAAGGGATCGTTGTCTTGTAATCAACTTGATGCTATCACCAACCATCAAGAACTGAAGCAAGAAGTTGGCAACCAGCAGAGGCAACAACAGCCCGTTAACCAAGCAATTCCTCTAAGCCAGGCTCAAGCCAATCTTGTCCAGGCCCAGGTAATTATCCAGACTcagatgcagcagcagcagtcgcAGCAACAACAACATCCGTTTCCAACTAGGTGCCAGCAGGGAACCAGTGAGCAACAGCTGCTTCTTTCACAGCAACATCAGGACCAGAATTTTCAACTGCAGCAACAACAGCAGCTTTTACTTCAGCAActgcagcggcagcagcagcagaatcagcagcagcTAAACAAGTCGCCAGGTCAACTTGTGAATCTGGCTGGTCAACAGGCTCAATTGTCTGACCAGGAACTTCAGTTGCAGCTATTACAGAAACTACAGCAGCAGTCACTTATATCACAGCCAGCAGTTCCACTCTCACGATTACCGCTAATACAGGAACAACAGAAGTTACTTTTGGATATGCAGCAGCTATCGAGTTCTCATTCACTTGCTCAGCAGCGGATCGTGCCTCAGCAAGATAGCAAAGTTTCACTGCAAGCATCACAGGCGCCACCACCAATGAAGCAAGAACAGCAGAAGCTTTCACAGAAACAAGTTGCACTTGCAGATGTGTCAGATGTTGCCTTCCCACCGATTTCATCAACCAACGTTCTGTCCAAAGCTGGAAGCCAACTGATGATTCCAGGTGCTACACAATCTGTACTAACTGAGGAAATCCCTTCTTGCTCAACATCACCTTCTACAGCCAACAACGGAAATCATTTGGCACACCCAACCATTGGCAGGAATGAGCATTGCAAGGTCAACATGGAGAAGGTgcctcaatcgtctgctctgatgTCAATTCCAACATCTGGTGAAGCTGTAACAACTCCAATAATGATGAAGGAATCGTCGAAGTTGAACCATGATCTGAAGGAGAATGTAATCACCTCAAAGTCACCCACTGTTGGGACTGGACATGACAATCTTTTGAACATTGTACCATCAACAGACAACCTGGAAACAACTTCATCAGCAACTTCATTATGGCCTACCCAAACAGATGGACTTTTGCATCAAGGATTCCTCACTTCTAACTTCAATCAGCAACAAATGTTCAAAGATGCACTTCCAGATGTGGAAATTCAAGAAGTGGATCCAACTAACAATGCCTTCTTTGGGATCAACAATGATGGTCCATTGGGCTTTCCTATGGAAACAGAAGGCTTGTTGGTAAGTGCACTTAATCCTGTGAAGTGTCAGCCTAATTTGTCAACTGATGTTGAGAACAATTACCAAATACAAAAGGATGCCCAACAAGAGATCTCAACCTCCATGGTTTCACAGTCATTCGGTCAGTCTGATATAGCTTTTAACTCAATTGATTCTGCAATCAACGATGGTGCCATGTTGAACAGAAATTCTTGGCCCCCTCCACCTCCACCACAGAGAATGCGGACATTCACAAAG GTCTACAAGCGTGGAGCTGTAGGCCGGTCTATTGACATAGGTAGGTTCTCTGGATATGAAGAATTGAAGCATGCTTTGGCCCGCATGTTTGGTATAGAGGGCCAACTTGAGGACCGACAGAGAGTAGGCTGGAAGTTAGTCTACAAGGACCATGAGGATGACATCCTACTTCTCGGTGATGACCCATGGGA GGAATTTGTGAATTGTGTGAAGTGCATTAGGATCCTATCCCCCCAAGAAGTGCAACAGATGAGCTTAGATGGTGATTTGGGGAACAATGTCCTCTCCAACCAGGCTTGCAGCAGTTCAGATGGTGGGAATGCCTGGAAGCCTCGCTGTGACCAGAACCCTGGTAACCCTTCGATCGGCTTCTACGACCAATTTGAATGA
- the LOC136534255 gene encoding auxin response factor 5-like isoform X1, with protein MKQSPASSGVAPSPVPSPAAAAASTGAAPCEGERKAPAINADLWYACSGPLVSLPPVGSLVVYFPQGHSEQVAASMQKDIDAHVPSYPNLPSKLICLLHSVTLHADPDTDEVYAQMTLQPVNTYGKEALQLSELALKHARPQMEFFCKTLTASDTSTHGGFSVPRRAAEKILPPLDFSMQPPAQELQARDIHDNVWTFRHIFRGQPKRHLLTTGWSLFVGGKRLFVGDSVIFVRDERQQLLLGIRRASRQPTNISSSVLSSDSMHIGVLAAAAHAAANNSPFTIFYNPRASPTEFVIPFAKYQKALYSNQISLGMRFRMMFETEELGMRRYMGTITGICDLDPVRWKNSQWRNLQVGWDESAAGERRNRVSMWEIEPIAAPFFICPQPFFGVKRPRQIDDESSEMENLFKRAMPWLGEEICIKDAQTQNTTMPGLSLVQWMNMNRQQSSTLANTGIQSEYLRSLSNPAMQNLGAAELARQLYVQNHLLQQNSVQLNASKLPQQMQPINELAKGSLSCNQLDAITNHQELKQEVGNQQRQQQPVNQAIPLSQAQANLVQAQVIIQTQMQQQQSQQQQHPFPTRCQQGTSEQQLLLSQQHQDQNFQLQQQQQLLLQQLQRQQQQNQQQLNKSPGQLVNLAGQQAQLSDQELQLQLLQKLQQQSLISQPAVPLSRLPLIQEQQKLLLDMQQLSSSHSLAQQRIVPQQDSKVSLQASQAPPPMKQEQQKLSQKQVALADVSDVAFPPISSTNVLSKAGSQLMIPGATQSVLTEEIPSCSTSPSTANNGNHLAHPTIGRNEHCKVNMEKVPQSSALMSIPTSGEAVTTPIMMKESSKLNHDLKENVITSKSPTVGTGHDNLLNIVPSTDNLETTSSATSLWPTQTDGLLHQGFLTSNFNQQQMFKDALPDVEIQEVDPTNNAFFGINNDGPLGFPMETEGLLVSALNPVKCQPNLSTDVENNYQIQKDAQQEISTSMVSQSFGQSDIAFNSIDSAINDGAMLNRNSWPPPPPPQRMRTFTKVYKRGAVGRSIDIGRFSGYEELKHALARMFGIEGQLEDRQRVGWKLVYKDHEDDILLLGDDPWEEFVNCVKCIRILSPQEVQQMSLDGDLGNNVLSNQACSSSDGGNAWKPRCDQNPGNPSIGFYDQFE; from the exons ATGAAGCAGTCCCCGGCGAGCTCTGGTGTCGCGCCCTCGCCCGTCCCTTcccccgcggccgcggccgcctccaCCGGCGCGGCGCCATGCGAAG GGGAGCGGAAGGCGCCGGCGATCAACGCCGACCTGTGGTACGCCTGCTCGGGCCCGCTCGTGTCGCTGCCGCCGGTGGGCAGCCTCGTCGTCTACTTCCCGCAGGGCCACAGCGAGCAG GTTGCAGCTTCTATGCAAAAGGACATTGATGCACATGTGCCAAGCTACCCAAATCTTCCCTCAAAGTTGATATGTCTTCTTCACAGTGTTACTTTGCAT GCGGACCCAGACACTGATGAGGTGTATGCACAGATGACTCTTCAGCCAGTGAACACA TATGGAAAAGAGGCTTTACAGCTATCCGAGCTTGCACTAAAACATGCAAGGCCACAGATGGAGTTCTTCTGTAAGACACTTACTGCAAGTGATACAAGTACACATGGAGGTTTCTCTGTGCCTCGCCGTGCTGCAGAGAAGATATTACCTCCACTG GACTTCAGTATGCAGCCTCCGGCTCAAGAACTTCAAGCCAGAGACATACATGACAATGTGTGGACATTTCGCCATATATTTCGAG GTCAGCCGAAAAGACATTTACTTACCACTGGGTGGAGTCTTTTTGTGGGCGGCAAGAGACTATTTGTTGGTGATTCTGTCATTTTTGTTAG GGATGAAAGGCAGCAACTTCTACTGGGAATCAGGCGGGCTAGCCGGCAGCCAACTAATATATCCTCTTCAGTACTTTCAAGTGACAGTATGCACATAGGGGTGCTTGCTGCAGCGGCCCATGCTGCTGCTAACAATAGCCCATTTACCATATTTTACAACCCTAG GGCTAGCCCTACTGAATTTGTTATCCCATTTGCCAAATACCAGAAGGCACTGTATAGTAACCAAATATCTTTAGGAATGCGATTCCGGATGATGTTTGAGACCGAGGAATTAGGGATGAGAAG GTACATGGGTACGATAACTGGGATATGTGACCTAGATCCTGTAAGATGGAAAAACTCCCAGTGGCGCAACTTACAG GTTGGTTGGGATGAGTCTGCTGCAGGTGAAAGGCGAAACAGAGTTTCAATGTGGGAGATTGAACCAATTGCTGCTCCTTTCTTCATATGCCCCCAGCCTTTCTTTGGTGTAAAGCGCCCTAGGCAAATAG ATGACGAGTCATCAGAGATGGAAAACCTTTTCAAGAGGGCAATGCCTTGGCTTGGTGAGGAGATATGCATAAAGGATGCTCAGACCCAGAACACCACAATGCCTGGTCTGAGCTTGGTTCAATGGATGAACATGAACAGGCAGCAGAGCTCCACATTAGCTAATACAGGCATACAGTCGGAGTATCTGCGATCTCTAAGTAACCCTGCCATGCAAAACCTTGGTGCCGCTGAGCTTGCAAGGCAGTTATATGTTCAGAACCATCTCCTGCAACAAAACAGTGTACAGCTTAATGCTTCCAAGCTCCCTCAGCAAATGCAACCTATAAATGAGCTTGCCAAGGGATCGTTGTCTTGTAATCAACTTGATGCTATCACCAACCATCAAGAACTGAAGCAAGAAGTTGGCAACCAGCAGAGGCAACAACAGCCCGTTAACCAAGCAATTCCTCTAAGCCAGGCTCAAGCCAATCTTGTCCAGGCCCAGGTAATTATCCAGACTcagatgcagcagcagcagtcgcAGCAACAACAACATCCGTTTCCAACTAGGTGCCAGCAGGGAACCAGTGAGCAACAGCTGCTTCTTTCACAGCAACATCAGGACCAGAATTTTCAACTGCAGCAACAACAGCAGCTTTTACTTCAGCAActgcagcggcagcagcagcagaatcagcagcagcTAAACAAGTCGCCAGGTCAACTTGTGAATCTGGCTGGTCAACAGGCTCAATTGTCTGACCAGGAACTTCAGTTGCAGCTATTACAGAAACTACAGCAGCAGTCACTTATATCACAGCCAGCAGTTCCACTCTCACGATTACCGCTAATACAGGAACAACAGAAGTTACTTTTGGATATGCAGCAGCTATCGAGTTCTCATTCACTTGCTCAGCAGCGGATCGTGCCTCAGCAAGATAGCAAAGTTTCACTGCAAGCATCACAGGCGCCACCACCAATGAAGCAAGAACAGCAGAAGCTTTCACAGAAACAAGTTGCACTTGCAGATGTGTCAGATGTTGCCTTCCCACCGATTTCATCAACCAACGTTCTGTCCAAAGCTGGAAGCCAACTGATGATTCCAGGTGCTACACAATCTGTACTAACTGAGGAAATCCCTTCTTGCTCAACATCACCTTCTACAGCCAACAACGGAAATCATTTGGCACACCCAACCATTGGCAGGAATGAGCATTGCAAGGTCAACATGGAGAAGGTgcctcaatcgtctgctctgatgTCAATTCCAACATCTGGTGAAGCTGTAACAACTCCAATAATGATGAAGGAATCGTCGAAGTTGAACCATGATCTGAAGGAGAATGTAATCACCTCAAAGTCACCCACTGTTGGGACTGGACATGACAATCTTTTGAACATTGTACCATCAACAGACAACCTGGAAACAACTTCATCAGCAACTTCATTATGGCCTACCCAAACAGATGGACTTTTGCATCAAGGATTCCTCACTTCTAACTTCAATCAGCAACAAATGTTCAAAGATGCACTTCCAGATGTGGAAATTCAAGAAGTGGATCCAACTAACAATGCCTTCTTTGGGATCAACAATGATGGTCCATTGGGCTTTCCTATGGAAACAGAAGGCTTGTTGGTAAGTGCACTTAATCCTGTGAAGTGTCAGCCTAATTTGTCAACTGATGTTGAGAACAATTACCAAATACAAAAGGATGCCCAACAAGAGATCTCAACCTCCATGGTTTCACAGTCATTCGGTCAGTCTGATATAGCTTTTAACTCAATTGATTCTGCAATCAACGATGGTGCCATGTTGAACAGAAATTCTTGGCCCCCTCCACCTCCACCACAGAGAATGCGGACATTCACAAAG GTCTACAAGCGTGGAGCTGTAGGCCGGTCTATTGACATAGGTAGGTTCTCTGGATATGAAGAATTGAAGCATGCTTTGGCCCGCATGTTTGGTATAGAGGGCCAACTTGAGGACCGACAGAGAGTAGGCTGGAAGTTAGTCTACAAGGACCATGAGGATGACATCCTACTTCTCGGTGATGACCCATGGGA GGAATTTGTGAATTGTGTGAAGTGCATTAGGATCCTATCCCCCCAAGAAGTGCAACAGATGAGCTTAGATGGTGATTTGGGGAACAATGTCCTCTCCAACCAGGCTTGCAGCAGTTCAGATGGTGGGAATGCCTGGAAGCCTCGCTGTGACCAGAACCCTGGTAACCCTTCGATCGGCTTCTACGACCAATTTGAATGA
- the LOC136534255 gene encoding auxin response factor 5-like isoform X2 gives MQKDIDAHVPSYPNLPSKLICLLHSVTLHADPDTDEVYAQMTLQPVNTYGKEALQLSELALKHARPQMEFFCKTLTASDTSTHGGFSVPRRAAEKILPPLDFSMQPPAQELQARDIHDNVWTFRHIFRGQPKRHLLTTGWSLFVGGKRLFVGDSVIFVRDERQQLLLGIRRASRQPTNISSSVLSSDSMHIGVLAAAAHAAANNSPFTIFYNPRASPTEFVIPFAKYQKALYSNQISLGMRFRMMFETEELGMRRYMGTITGICDLDPVRWKNSQWRNLQVGWDESAAGERRNRVSMWEIEPIAAPFFICPQPFFGVKRPRQIDDESSEMENLFKRAMPWLGEEICIKDAQTQNTTMPGLSLVQWMNMNRQQSSTLANTGIQSEYLRSLSNPAMQNLGAAELARQLYVQNHLLQQNSVQLNASKLPQQMQPINELAKGSLSCNQLDAITNHQELKQEVGNQQRQQQPVNQAIPLSQAQANLVQAQVIIQTQMQQQQSQQQQHPFPTRCQQGTSEQQLLLSQQHQDQNFQLQQQQQLLLQQLQRQQQQNQQQLNKSPGQLVNLAGQQAQLSDQELQLQLLQKLQQQSLISQPAVPLSRLPLIQEQQKLLLDMQQLSSSHSLAQQRIVPQQDSKVSLQASQAPPPMKQEQQKLSQKQVALADVSDVAFPPISSTNVLSKAGSQLMIPGATQSVLTEEIPSCSTSPSTANNGNHLAHPTIGRNEHCKVNMEKVPQSSALMSIPTSGEAVTTPIMMKESSKLNHDLKENVITSKSPTVGTGHDNLLNIVPSTDNLETTSSATSLWPTQTDGLLHQGFLTSNFNQQQMFKDALPDVEIQEVDPTNNAFFGINNDGPLGFPMETEGLLVSALNPVKCQPNLSTDVENNYQIQKDAQQEISTSMVSQSFGQSDIAFNSIDSAINDGAMLNRNSWPPPPPPQRMRTFTKVYKRGAVGRSIDIGRFSGYEELKHALARMFGIEGQLEDRQRVGWKLVYKDHEDDILLLGDDPWEEFVNCVKCIRILSPQEVQQMSLDGDLGNNVLSNQACSSSDGGNAWKPRCDQNPGNPSIGFYDQFE, from the exons ATGCAAAAGGACATTGATGCACATGTGCCAAGCTACCCAAATCTTCCCTCAAAGTTGATATGTCTTCTTCACAGTGTTACTTTGCAT GCGGACCCAGACACTGATGAGGTGTATGCACAGATGACTCTTCAGCCAGTGAACACA TATGGAAAAGAGGCTTTACAGCTATCCGAGCTTGCACTAAAACATGCAAGGCCACAGATGGAGTTCTTCTGTAAGACACTTACTGCAAGTGATACAAGTACACATGGAGGTTTCTCTGTGCCTCGCCGTGCTGCAGAGAAGATATTACCTCCACTG GACTTCAGTATGCAGCCTCCGGCTCAAGAACTTCAAGCCAGAGACATACATGACAATGTGTGGACATTTCGCCATATATTTCGAG GTCAGCCGAAAAGACATTTACTTACCACTGGGTGGAGTCTTTTTGTGGGCGGCAAGAGACTATTTGTTGGTGATTCTGTCATTTTTGTTAG GGATGAAAGGCAGCAACTTCTACTGGGAATCAGGCGGGCTAGCCGGCAGCCAACTAATATATCCTCTTCAGTACTTTCAAGTGACAGTATGCACATAGGGGTGCTTGCTGCAGCGGCCCATGCTGCTGCTAACAATAGCCCATTTACCATATTTTACAACCCTAG GGCTAGCCCTACTGAATTTGTTATCCCATTTGCCAAATACCAGAAGGCACTGTATAGTAACCAAATATCTTTAGGAATGCGATTCCGGATGATGTTTGAGACCGAGGAATTAGGGATGAGAAG GTACATGGGTACGATAACTGGGATATGTGACCTAGATCCTGTAAGATGGAAAAACTCCCAGTGGCGCAACTTACAG GTTGGTTGGGATGAGTCTGCTGCAGGTGAAAGGCGAAACAGAGTTTCAATGTGGGAGATTGAACCAATTGCTGCTCCTTTCTTCATATGCCCCCAGCCTTTCTTTGGTGTAAAGCGCCCTAGGCAAATAG ATGACGAGTCATCAGAGATGGAAAACCTTTTCAAGAGGGCAATGCCTTGGCTTGGTGAGGAGATATGCATAAAGGATGCTCAGACCCAGAACACCACAATGCCTGGTCTGAGCTTGGTTCAATGGATGAACATGAACAGGCAGCAGAGCTCCACATTAGCTAATACAGGCATACAGTCGGAGTATCTGCGATCTCTAAGTAACCCTGCCATGCAAAACCTTGGTGCCGCTGAGCTTGCAAGGCAGTTATATGTTCAGAACCATCTCCTGCAACAAAACAGTGTACAGCTTAATGCTTCCAAGCTCCCTCAGCAAATGCAACCTATAAATGAGCTTGCCAAGGGATCGTTGTCTTGTAATCAACTTGATGCTATCACCAACCATCAAGAACTGAAGCAAGAAGTTGGCAACCAGCAGAGGCAACAACAGCCCGTTAACCAAGCAATTCCTCTAAGCCAGGCTCAAGCCAATCTTGTCCAGGCCCAGGTAATTATCCAGACTcagatgcagcagcagcagtcgcAGCAACAACAACATCCGTTTCCAACTAGGTGCCAGCAGGGAACCAGTGAGCAACAGCTGCTTCTTTCACAGCAACATCAGGACCAGAATTTTCAACTGCAGCAACAACAGCAGCTTTTACTTCAGCAActgcagcggcagcagcagcagaatcagcagcagcTAAACAAGTCGCCAGGTCAACTTGTGAATCTGGCTGGTCAACAGGCTCAATTGTCTGACCAGGAACTTCAGTTGCAGCTATTACAGAAACTACAGCAGCAGTCACTTATATCACAGCCAGCAGTTCCACTCTCACGATTACCGCTAATACAGGAACAACAGAAGTTACTTTTGGATATGCAGCAGCTATCGAGTTCTCATTCACTTGCTCAGCAGCGGATCGTGCCTCAGCAAGATAGCAAAGTTTCACTGCAAGCATCACAGGCGCCACCACCAATGAAGCAAGAACAGCAGAAGCTTTCACAGAAACAAGTTGCACTTGCAGATGTGTCAGATGTTGCCTTCCCACCGATTTCATCAACCAACGTTCTGTCCAAAGCTGGAAGCCAACTGATGATTCCAGGTGCTACACAATCTGTACTAACTGAGGAAATCCCTTCTTGCTCAACATCACCTTCTACAGCCAACAACGGAAATCATTTGGCACACCCAACCATTGGCAGGAATGAGCATTGCAAGGTCAACATGGAGAAGGTgcctcaatcgtctgctctgatgTCAATTCCAACATCTGGTGAAGCTGTAACAACTCCAATAATGATGAAGGAATCGTCGAAGTTGAACCATGATCTGAAGGAGAATGTAATCACCTCAAAGTCACCCACTGTTGGGACTGGACATGACAATCTTTTGAACATTGTACCATCAACAGACAACCTGGAAACAACTTCATCAGCAACTTCATTATGGCCTACCCAAACAGATGGACTTTTGCATCAAGGATTCCTCACTTCTAACTTCAATCAGCAACAAATGTTCAAAGATGCACTTCCAGATGTGGAAATTCAAGAAGTGGATCCAACTAACAATGCCTTCTTTGGGATCAACAATGATGGTCCATTGGGCTTTCCTATGGAAACAGAAGGCTTGTTGGTAAGTGCACTTAATCCTGTGAAGTGTCAGCCTAATTTGTCAACTGATGTTGAGAACAATTACCAAATACAAAAGGATGCCCAACAAGAGATCTCAACCTCCATGGTTTCACAGTCATTCGGTCAGTCTGATATAGCTTTTAACTCAATTGATTCTGCAATCAACGATGGTGCCATGTTGAACAGAAATTCTTGGCCCCCTCCACCTCCACCACAGAGAATGCGGACATTCACAAAG GTCTACAAGCGTGGAGCTGTAGGCCGGTCTATTGACATAGGTAGGTTCTCTGGATATGAAGAATTGAAGCATGCTTTGGCCCGCATGTTTGGTATAGAGGGCCAACTTGAGGACCGACAGAGAGTAGGCTGGAAGTTAGTCTACAAGGACCATGAGGATGACATCCTACTTCTCGGTGATGACCCATGGGA GGAATTTGTGAATTGTGTGAAGTGCATTAGGATCCTATCCCCCCAAGAAGTGCAACAGATGAGCTTAGATGGTGATTTGGGGAACAATGTCCTCTCCAACCAGGCTTGCAGCAGTTCAGATGGTGGGAATGCCTGGAAGCCTCGCTGTGACCAGAACCCTGGTAACCCTTCGATCGGCTTCTACGACCAATTTGAATGA